The genomic segment AGCCGTGTGACACTAACCCACGCTAACAGATGTACTTATCATTGTTGGTCTCCCTGTGTGTATGTTTCTGTTGCGCCTCGCTTTAAATCATGTGATGATCGCCTTCGTGAGTTCAGCGTCGTTAAACTTCCTCGCGGGAAGTGGTGAAGGAGTGAagagatacacacacacctcatTTCCTATCACGCAACAGCTCCTCTAGTCGCGCCATCTTCGCCTTCATCGCGGTCAGCTCTTCGTGAAGCTCCTCAGCTGACAGCGTCGCATCTCGATTCTGGAGAAGCGGCTCATCGACCACTTTGCCTACCGAAGACCGAGTCTCCACCGCAACTGGTTGGGCAGCAAGCCGTGTTTCCGCGtgctcgcgcagcttctctttttcgcgTAGCTCTTCAAAGTATTGGCTTCCTCCTTGCTTTTGCAGCTTTTCTTGTGCTCTCTTGAGGCGCAGTGCTTCAGCCTGTTCAGCATCCAGTTTGCGCCAGTACATCTCtcgcaccgcctccttcacaAGCTCAGCCGCGACTTCCTCCTTAACCTCTTCATCCGTCAGTGCCAGGGCTGTCCTCATGGGATCCTGTGGGAGAGGAATGCGCGCAAAGAGATCGTCAACTTTAGCGTCCAAGCTCTTCGCGAACTGTTCGTCTGCCTCAGGGCTTTCCATGTGAGAGAGCTCTGCTCGGTGCACGTAGTTTTGCAGTGTCTCCCCTATCCCTTTCGTGCGCAGCTCAGTCTCACTTTTTAAATCCTCCTGAAGCGTCTTCAGAAGACCGCCGGACGTGGTGGGTGTGCCGAGAATGCTGCTTGTGTCCCATCCAGAGAGCCAGCGGTGGTATCCTCCACGGAGCGATGGGATCGATAGACGAGCTCCATAGCGCATCCCTCACCGTGCcgcgtctttttttttttacttcGCTTTTACTCTTTACTCAGTGGCGCAAGGATAAGTGCAACATACACACGGACATATACAAATATCCAAGCAGACAGGAGCCGACTGTACGCAAAAATAAGACCTGTTCCACCGTTACTATGATTATTGCCAAGTACATGAAAAAGAGCAAAAATAAGCGAAAAAATCTAATCGAGGAAGAGTGCAAGAGTAGTGAGAGGTCACATCAGCATGCGTGTATCGATGCCACTGATGTCGAAGCTGCGGCAGGGCACGGACGGGATGTGCTTAGACTCTTCACAGAGAACTTAGCTGTACTCATGATAGCATTTCAGGGAAAACGCATGTACAGCAGCAGACTCTCGCACTTTCGTATGGCAACATGCACAAAGTGCGTTAATCGTCCCATGCATTTGAACCCATTTTTTGATGGGTAATCCCTATTTCTTCCAGCATCCAAACAACAATTACTGCCACATATTCATCGGATGTGGTTGTGTaggcgagagagatgggTAACGTAGCGGAGAACAAAGCAGATGATTTAGAAAAACACGAAAAAAAGCAACAACCATGCCAGAAGCTGCGTTGAATAAGTTGGCCGTGCAATTTGTGCGCCTTTTCCCGGTGATGGGATCAGCGACAGTCTGCATCAACGAGGGCATACCGAAAGGGTCTGCGGTCCTTACACTAccgttctcttctccacccaGTGGGTCAAGAAACAGCATGTCACGCATGCTTCGTCGAAAGATCCAGTACCCTCGATAGGCTACCGACGCTAACGGTGCACTCATCGGAAGCATAAGAGTCGAGAAGAGACTCAGCATTACCCGCATCACTGATAAACCCTGCAAACGGGTGCAACACCTCCAGCCACACTCCTTGGAGCAAATTATTCCTTAAAGAAAGGTAGACTTGGTCGCCAAATTCGAGGGTGCGTAGAATTTGGGCACGTTCACTCGGTGCCGCATAGACCTTGAGCAGTGATACCCGCAGTCGCACGAACAGGCACGCAGATGCTTGTGATGGCGCGCGTATCCAGAGATGCCGCGCCAACGTCTGTTGAAACACACCGCAACGCAGTAGAGCCTGCGTGCTAGGCCGCCGCTTCCAATTTCTGCTCAGCATCGCCATCACACAGTCCCCAAGCTCTCTGCTGTACCCACTCAGGGCGCtagggtgaggaggggaaaggctCAGGACACGCCTTGTATGAGCTTCTAGACTAGTGGCCCGAAACGGCAAATTGTCTACCATCAAGCGATACACAACGAGACCCATGCTCCAAACGTCTGCCTTTGATGTGTAGGCGTAGCCCGCAATAATCTCTGGCGCCATGTAAAGGGGGGTACCGACACGCGAAACGACTCGCGCGCCACAGTACGAGAGGCGCTTCGCTGAGCCGAAATCACCGATCTTTGCTACAGGCCACCTACCTCCACCTGCCTTCGCCGATAGGAGAAAAATGTTCTCCGGTTTAATGTCACGGTGCACTCTGTTTTTCTTGTGTATGTGATCAAGCCCAAGAAGAAGCTGAGCCACAATACTaagcacctcttcctccggcAAGGGGTAGACTTTTTTCAGGTAGTCGCCAAGATCCCCAGCGTCGCAGTAGTCCATGAGAATACAGACACGACGTTCGTGGTCGATCCATGCATCGTGAGGTGTTACGACATTGAGACTGCACAGTCCCATCATTCCGAGATATTCCTCGAGAAAGCCCGATCGCTTCACCAGAAACCTTGAGCGCTTCACAACAAAGCAGAAGCTGCTTGCATCCCGAACAAGGTACGTATCCCCAAAAGCGCCGCATCCCAGGGAGCCGACAAGGTGCAGGCCACGACGGGCAAAGTCAGCTGCAAtctccatcgctgctggcATCAAGCACAATCCGAAACGTACATGTGTCGGAAGTATGAATGTTTGAGGTAGTCTCCGTTGCGGTGAAGGATGTCTCGGTGCGTGCATGGTACCAAGTCGGTAGataagggagaggaggcgaggatTGCAATGAGGGAGAGAATTTGCCCTGGTCCGTGTTAGAGGAGCACGCACAGAACCATTGTTGAAGTACTCTCCGTTGGCGCCCTACCAGAGCAGCGCTGAAGCAACCTGACACCCCGAACAACTCACTCGCCACACCGCAGCTCAGGAGCCTAGGAAAAATAAAATATGGAAAGACGAGGTGTCCCATGCACATCCCATCAATATCCCGGTTGACCTTTGGCAGCGCACACCACCAGCGGAACGGCACAGACCACCACGCGCGCTAACAATCCAACTCACCCACGGACGTCGgcactctttccctcctcacACTGTGTGTAGAGCGGCTGTTGATTTGACCTTATCGCTGCGGGATGCAACCTGAAGACAGtacacagaaaaaaagcagaTTTTTTGTCTTTGTCCGTCACCCATCTCCACCGCCATGGACGCCGTCGCATCACACGCACCGATGCAGGCACACATGCCGATCAGCAGTGCGGATTCACGCGATGAAAGCTCCAGGTTATTAGCACAACGATTGCCTCCTCACGGTGATAGGGGCCGGGGAGACACCGACGTCAATCATTGGGAGTCGATGTTTAGACGCATCTGGTTTTCGCACTTTCTAAAGCCAGCTTTGCAGTAATAGGCGACCATGTCATCCGTGCAATCCAGGATCACTTTGTAACAATTGCTCGCTCCCGCTATCTCCACTAGGTTGCTGAGCAATTTGCGGCCAATGCCCTGACCACGACGATCAGGGTGTGTGACCACATCTTCCACGTGGCCGACGCATTTTCCACCGCGAATGAACTTCGGCTCCACAATCAGGGAGGCGGTTCCTAGAATCTGCTGCGTCGTGGAGTCAACCGCAACCCTTGTGCGCACCCCTGCAAGCACGCGTCGAGCGTGCACTTGCTCCAGCTCTTCTTGCGAAAGCACAGGGGTGGATGTTAGGTGACTAAGCAATGCTAGCACCTCTCCCAAGTCGCGTGTCTCCAGATCGCGTATCACAATAGAACCACTCATTGGCTGCACTAGTGAGGATTGCAATGAGGTCTCGTGTACAAGTACTCACAGAAGTGCATGTGTGTACGTGagtatgtgtgcgtgttcgggggagggggggggggtagcgtgtgtgggtgtatgtgtgagcTCGCAACCTTCGCTAGCAAAAGGCAGAGGTGAAATGAAAGTCGAGCCGGGATCAAGGAGGGGTAGTGCATCCATGAGTAGATAATTTAGCGACAGTATTCAGGTGTAGATATTGTCAAAGGAAGAAACAGCAAAGTATGAGAATGATATTTCTTTTTCATcaaagtaaaaaaaaaaaatgagacCTCGACGTACCAACGTCGCCGCACCGCATTCCCGAACCTGCAATGAGACTTGCTAGGGAGCGCAAATCACAAACGGAAGTGGTTGCAGCTCATGCGTGAATAATAGACATACACGTAATTTCATGCAACAAAGGCTAGGACCACCTTAATGTACCAATAGACAGAGAAACAAGCTACCACCGCATGGGGTTAGCATAGCCGCTAAAACTTCGGCCAGCACCATCACACATCAGCCGTCACGGTGGGTACCAGTAGAACACCCAACTTCCCTAATAAGAGGGGACTCAAGCACTGGAATCcaacaaagagaaagaaaaagaaccGCTCATGAGCACGAAGACACATGTGCACGCAAATGTAACCCTAACACGTACTCTACGTTGAAGAAAATGTGAGCTCGAGGTACGTGCATGTGCCCGCATTGAGCTTCACACCTGTTCTGAAATTGACTCGAGGACAGGAAAAATTCCAAAGAGAGCCCCCAAAGCAGTAAAGCATCAAAAAAGCACATCATACGTGTTCATCCACAAAGCCCCTCAAAAGTGTGCTAATGAAGAACGGAACAAGACAGTGCACAAACCGTTTTACTGAAAGTTTGCAGCTACTGAAGTGAAAGACGATGCTCCAAAAGCACTGTTTGCTTTACTCCCGCCAGAAAACGCGCTCTTCGGCACACTAGAAAAACCGCTGCCTTGTGGAGCTCCACCTAGCGCGTTCGTAAATGCGCTCGTAGGTCCAAACCCTGGCGTTGACGCTGTTCCAGTGCCGGCGCTCGGGGATTCAGAACCAAATCCCCCACCAACAGCGCCGAACGAGCTGCCAGAAGACAAACCCAGCGGTGCCTTCGCAAAAGCATTAAAGCCTGGAAGACCTTTACCGAAGGCCACCGGGGCCTGCCCAaacgcgccagcagcggcctgCGTTCCTCCGGTCGCTGATGCCTGGCCAAAGGCGCTGGTGCCTGGAGGGGCTTTACCGAAGGCCACCGGGGCCTGCCCAAACACGCCAGCGGCGGACTGCGTTCCTCCGGTCGCTGATGCCTGGCCAAAGGCCGCCGGGGCCTGCCCAaacgctccagcagcgggctTCGTGCCTTCGGTCGACGATGCCTGACCAAAGGCTGCCGGGGCCTGCCCAaacgctccagcagcgggctTCGTGCCTTCGGTCGACGATGCCTGGCCAAAGGCCGCCGGGGCCTGCCCAaacgctccagcagcgggctTCGTGCCTTCGGTCGACGATGCCTGACCAAAGGCGCCGGGACCTGGAGAGGCTTTACCGAAGGCTTCCGAGGTCTGCCCGATTCCACCAGTGGCAGGCTTACTCTCTGATGTAGCGGCAGGCTTGTCGGCAGTACCAGCAGTGGGGTGTTGTGTCATGCTTTCAGCAATAGAAGGTGGAGTACAAGAgcctctgcgctgcgtgATGTTTGCGTCACCTGGTTCTGAATAGTACACCAGATTAGATTCCGTCACCATAGTTTCAGGAGAATACCCAATAGCAAAAATGGTGGTCGAAGAGCATTCAGCAGCAGAAGTGCGGCTTGCAGCAGGCCATCTGCTTTGAGTACAATTGCCTGTCCTTAAATACAATGAGTCGATGGAGCTGAGAAGCAAACCGACGGATTGCACCGGTAAATCTTTTCTAAAACCTTTCTCTGTTGCCAAAAGACGATGTAAGTGGATCTCACGGAACTGTTCTATGGAGTATTCCAATGCGGGAATTTTTCGGTTGCAGATGTTGTTTACACACTTTCTAAGCAGTTGAACACGACTACACAGTTCCTGCAGATCTTCCAAGTTGGTCGTAACAGCCGTCGCACTATCGCACACTGCATTCAGTCGAGTTGGTGGTGGCATTTGCGTGCCAACTTCTTTCTGCAAGAGTTACAGAACCAAGAGGAAAGGGCGATGTTGAAGAATAGTTATATCGAAGCTGGGGATGAAAATGGGGAACAGAAGTTATGTTCTAGTGAAAGTGACTACGTTTCTGCCTGCTTGTCGGACCAGCAGTTCTGCTTTGAGAGTGAAAATGTGAGGTGAAGGATAAGAAGAGGGGCAAGGTCATAAACTACAAAACTCATCTTTCTTGCGACATGCCCATTCCGCCAAAAAAACATGAGCCAGGCTCCATTCAACCATGGCTTGTCAGAGGCCCACCGCGTGCTTCGAAGCAGCGGTAGAGTcgcgttacagcaatgccgACCCAGCTATGGGAGCATGGCCTCATCCTACAACTCTGCTCAACTCCCGAGctgcaggtcgcctcacagccgcgcccATCGAGCAGGTCGCCGCCTGGTACATCCCTCGGGTAGCTCAGAATCCTCgccagtgggcagtgagggTCGGGTGAGATGCTCTAGAGTCACTTCGACACTCACCCTATGAATAGTACAGACGTGTTTTCTATCGCAGGGTGCCTTAAAGCAACGCTATCCAGCACCCGACTGTCAAAGTCACTAGAGCTACATTATGCTTACTTTCCCATGCTGTGTGTACCTAACACGGTGGACAacagaagtggctcggcactgCTAAGAATGAACgctgcttggcttctccACACCGAGAGGGGTATTGAGCCCTGACACCACGTTGAGGTGTCTCCCCTCATTAGGCGTTCAGAActgggggagagaaaagaggcggGGAGACCATCACCTCTATACCATGGACAGGTGCATCGAAAAAGAGCAAATTAAGAGAACTATTCCGATCGCTGCGCTACGAGTGACAATGATAGCGCACCAGTCCACCAAGGCAAAGGCCACCACTCTGCAAAATGTCTGCACAACGTTTCTTAGCACTTCTTGTCAAACTGCAACGTAAGATAGTCGTGAGAACAACACGTGAAACGCAGTATGAAGCCCTCAAAATTTACGAAATGCCTTTGACAAATGTCGGTGAATAAGGCTCTCCGTTATCTGTGCAGCGGGCTCCTCGAAATCCGCCCGGTCCTCTGCTACGGTATACACGTGCCTCCGGGAAATCAACTGACGCACCTCAAGCAACAAATCCTTGCGAAAACACTCCAACTCGGCCTTTATCACCTCGCGGTGCTCTTTCAAGGCATCTGTAATCAGCGAATGTACTGCAACCGATGAAAAAGAGTCTGTGGCCCGCGATGGCACCAGCATATTAGAACCCAGCGTGCCGCAGGAAGCATTTGCTGATTCCCCAGCGCAGTCCCCTGCAAAAGATGGGACACTAAATGAAGCTTCTTTCTCAAACGCTGAGCACTGAGTACCCTTTGAGCCGCCACTCGGTTCCAAAGGATTTTTACTCTCAGTCAAGAATCCAACATCGTCAACGTTATCAGCCTCACTAAAAACCGTTTTCAACTGCAAGGCAGAAGTCCTCGCCGCATCTGGTGCGGGCACGCCGCCAAAGGTACTCTTGAACGGCGTTACACACGCTGGATTGCCAATGAATCCTGAGGGGCAAGCAGTGGTTTGTAAGAATGGTGGGATGTTATGGTCTGCAAGCACGCTGGCCTTTGCGTCGCTCGTAGCGGGGGTGGCACCCTCAGCGGTGGGGGGCATCTTTGGAGCGGAGGAAACGGgttcggcagcagcgccagagcCAGCGATAGCGCAGGTATCGCGAAGGAACGTTGTTTTCTTTGCGCAAGGCCAGCAGTCCGACCGCACACTGGTCTTGCCGCTCAAGTGCGGGCCCTTCAGGTCCTTCACCTTGTGGCacacggcgcagcgccaaagAACATTTCCCGACAGCGGTGCGAGACCTGCACCTTCAGCGGCGGATCCTTGTCCTCTGCCAGCCTTTGTCACTGGCAGCATGCAGCTCGGTTCCTCTGCTTCTGACGGAACAACAGGAGCTTTGAATACGGTTGTGCGATGCTCACCACAAACAGAGAGTCTCTCAAcgtctgcagccgctgcgacACGCCCGGCACGGCGCCCGGCGTCCTCCAGCGGTCCATCACCACTGCTCTCGTGAACAAACGTTGTTTTCTTTGCGCAAGGCCAGCAGTCCGACCGTACACTCGCCTTGCCGTTCAAGTGCGGGCCCTTCAGGTCCTTCACCTTgtggcacacacaacacCGCCACACCCCTTCAGGTCCCACGCAGACACGTTGCGtcgcctctccaccctcccccttcgggagcgcagcggagagagcagcactgTTGATTTGATCGATCTGTTCATAAAAGGTGTCCTTTTTTGGAAAAGCTACGTTCTTACTTTTTACAGAAGAAATCTCAGTATGTATATTGTCATTGTGTGGCTGAAAAAGGTTATTGACTGGTAGATGATTTTCTGCGGGATTTCCAAGGTTATGCGATGTGCACAGCTTGGCTGGCTGCGACATCGCTGTGTCTGTaaggtgcaggaggagtGAAGAAAATATCAGAAAAGTGATACCTTAGCAAGGAAAATAAATGTCAACATAGATATATATTGAGAATTTGTGcgttgttttgtttttcgtaGTCTGCAAGCGAGAAAAAATGTGCTACTAGTATACCGACCAAGCACTTTATCGCTCTACGACCATGTGTAGAATAAGTGGTCAGAGCCAATCAACCCTCCTAACGAATTGCTTCTACGAGGTGCTTCGAAACACACGGAAAGAGTCAAAATAGAGTAAAGTCAATCAGACGCAGTAAAAGAGATGAAGGCGAATTGTATAGATAACGACAAGAGTAGTAATAGCATGAAGCACAACACGAGACCAGTATTTTGCATTTCACTGCCATCCTCATGTTTTTATTCGCATTGCTCCTCCACTTTGCCAGAGCAGCATAACGAGAAAATCGCAAAGcttatcttttttttttagaAGGCTCACATTATAATGTAACACTCGAGGCTACGTAATAATAAAAAGAAATTTAACAAGTTCAAAAAATTATACCACAACACAGcattatatatatatatatatatataggtAAGAAAACACACTGAGTGTACTCCACCTCAAGACCACGAAATCCCATAGAGCGCACATCAAATACCTATAACTACTGAATGTAAtgcaaaaaagaaaagcacaaaCGCAAGCAAAAGAAATTGTCACCCCAGGTGTACAAACAGCGGCGAGGTTCCCCCTTTTCACATATCCAGCTACTTCCGGAAGCATACAGGAGGTCTGAAAGCAACACACTACTGTGACTCAGACAAAGGTCTCCACTAGATTATATGGGCTTCACATCAGTCCCCCTGACACGATACAGAGAAATAAAAAGAACTAACATGGGGTCATCAACAAGCGGAGAATTCCAAAGAACAAACAGTAGCACGCCCTACTTTACCACTCAAATGCAAACATCCTGCGAATACCAGAAGAACATTTTTGTACACGAAACCCTAATAAAACACCTTTCGGTTCAAATACTACTTCACAAGCACAGTTGTGGAGATCTTGAATGTAGCGCAGCGACACCGAGGAAAAGTTTGTctggaaaacaaaaaatggCTGCAGCGAAGTAGAAGACACGATGACATTCAAGAAGCCCAAAACATTGTAATGTAGTTTGTGAAAAACTgacagagcagcagaaacCTCTTTGCGAGAAGATTGAATACTGCACGACACATGGGTGTTCGAACTAAGATACGTACTGTACCTAATGCCGGCACAAGCACTTCCTGCGAGCTGCGTCCACGCCTCCCACTTATCAGAGAACAAGGCGGAGACAAAGAAAGTCTTAAAATGATCGTTGACGTCCAGCCAGAAATTTACATCATCACGAGATTCAAAGTGAACACCGTAAGAATCAACACGACTTCCATTGGCGTTGGCGTAGACACAATCACTCTTTACACTACCAAAAGGTCCATTCCGCTCACCTTCGTGATAGGCACAGAAGCACGTCTGACCTCCTCTGTAGATAGACGACACCTTTACGCTACTTGAAATGTAATGAGTGCATGTTACGCTAAGCTCTTTCTGAGGCCGCCGAACATACTCTTCGTACTGAGAGCAGCACTGCGAGAAACATCGGAGTACTAACCGTCCCGCGAACGGAAAACGACGGAGCAACGAAAACAAAGTCTGGCAGTCTAAATTGGGATAATCCATCGCTGCGCTTTGCCACGATTCAGACTTTAGGAAGTAGATTTTTCTCACAAAATCATAGCCAAAGTTTATGAGGATAAATAAAGAGGAGAGTCCGCATGTAGCAGTAAACAACCCAACAGTTTCTCGGAGAGGTCTGATCGTTTTCCCTCCCATCACAACAATGGAAGAGTTAATTGCACTTCCTCCCCAAGTTCGCATTACAGCTGATATTGCTGTACTTGAGAAAAACAAACTAGCATCAATGGAGTAGtcccactttttttttttgcacaACACCGGAACACCGCTGCGTCAAGGAGcgaatgtgtgtgtataAGAGTTTTTAGAAACACTTAGTACGCAGGGAAGTagtttcttccccttttcactTGTTCACAACgcaacgagagaaaaaggagtaATCTTCATTTAAAAATGCGTAGAGCTAGGCCTTGCTCAAGAGCGTCCACAAAAGTGGGTTTTTATTGCCttggagaaaaagaggcgaagaggtTTGTAGCGACCATTCTGTTACCTATGGTCAAGAAACCGGTGCAAGGAGGAGACGCAGTTTGATGAGTAACAAAAAATAGACATTCTTACGAATCCACTCTTCCAGAGTTCCAAAGCTAAAAGTGCACTTCAAATTAAACTAGAGACACTATGTGCACTCCAGCATACACAACACATAgacttttttccctttgccAAACAGTCAATGACGGTTCCCAGAAGACAATCATCCTTCACTACAACAGCATTATCCATTTGGTTTCGCATCCATCACAAGAGCCAATGCAACCGGCGATAGCGCCGAAATTGAAGACGCCAATCAgaaggcagaagagaaaagcgcaGAGAGTTGCATCCACGTTGGAGTCATAGTTCAATAGAAACAACACACAAAGACCTCGCTCATCCTGCCAGTCGGCGTGCTGTTACTGAAGCTGGGGCAAGGGAAGTGATATAGCAAGGAGCCCTATTAACTACCTTAGACACATTGTATGTCTCTGCATAAATGGCGGATAAATGACCGCACTGATTTTTCAGTACGGCTCAATTGTCGTAGTGCTCGCCATTTCACAAAAAATGACACAGCTCCCTTCGTCCATGAGGATTTAGCACGCCTGTCCtgagcacgtgtgtgtgtgtgtggggggggggcgcactACCGCGACTCGGGCGAGCATGCCTTCATGGCGAAAACAGTGGCCATCTTTCCTCACAGGGAAGACGCTTAAGGCATGATCCTTATTTTGCTCCAGGTTCTCTAGGGGCGGAGGGCTGTTAGCCTTCCGCTGTCGCAAAACCCGTAAGGACAAGAACCTCCCACTTGTCACCGTTCATAAGTGCTCTTTTTTGTCTTGCACCAACCACCTCGcgcgcagaaaaaaaaggacaaaGTCTTCGTGTGTCGGCTGCGTCCATTTAAAAACGCAGACGACGGTTTCCACAGTGCACTGCCGTCCTCCGCTGTACGCCTCACTTGGAAGCGCGCATCCGCCACCAGCACTAACCCCAACAGACGCCCGCTTCCCACGTTGATGTCGCAGAGTTTTCGATGCAATGGGTTTAGTGCACGTGCGCGGTGGAAGGGCGTTCGGGAGCTTACTAGTTGATTGTGATGCGTGGAGCCCCGTGGCTCTGGTACTCCGCTGCTGGTTCTCTTCGCCCCCGCTGTCGCTGAAAACTCCTTTCCACTTTCAGGAAGGGCGTTGCTTGGTAACGCGGAGAAACCCTCTGAAAGTTCCGCGGTCCCACAGCGTCACAAAGCGCAAACTTGAACACGCGTGCCAATATCTTGTGGCACACAGAGACCTTAGTCGACGGAAGCACCCCGTTTATCTGCGGTTCACGGCAGACAAAAGAGTCACTTTCGTAATTGGCCCGCGGcaagcgtgcgtgcggcgaTGCGGGTTATCGCACGTTTTCTCTCCGATCCGGCGCCAGCGCGTCCTATTTTTTTCAAATGCAACGCAACGCGCCCCCCTCTCAGAAAATTTTCCTTACAAGGTGCCTTTCTCCGGACCCAGCGACTCCAAGGCACACTAAGAGGAGTAATGTTCCGCACCTGTAGCTTTTCTTTGTAGGCCATTGAGAATATGTGCTTATTGATGTTTTTTGTCTTCTCCAGAAACAGCCGTGCACATAATATAAGGCATTTACACCTTTCCCTGTGTGTACTTATCACCGCCTCAACTCATATCATGCACTCCAGCTGGCCTCTTCGCCTTTGCACAGATTCTCGCTCGCCACAAACCTTGAAGTTTCACTGAATCAACCAGTGATAGAACATCCTGGAAATCACAGTCCTTTACACCCCAAAACGCAGTCATTTAAAGTGCTTCGTCTTCCTGCGCTCGGTCTAGCCACGCTCCTCagctctttttctcgttctCTAGAAGTTACCGTTTTCAACAGCTGTGCAGGTggttttctttcccttttctgcctggtttcctctcgctgcatTGATATGCAAGGATTGTTGATGGCGCAACAGCTGCCCCGTGTGGCTTTGCAAATATTTGGAAAGATGGTACCATGAACGTCATGTCCTGCGCCCTcatttcttttccttcttcgttCTATTGCAATCCGTTGCCAGGACCAACAACTCCCCAGATCGCTATCGTTAATGCTTTTTTCACCTCTGCCCTTGGTAAGCCTATCGGGAGTGGTCGGCAGACGGCGCTTTGCTGCTATCAGGGGGGCCAGGGGGTGCTGTGCGACAACATCCGCCGCAtggcgcgctgcggtggtATATAGCGCATCCCGGGAGACCTctacgaggaggtgcgccgcgtggTAAAGGCCTACGTGGAGGACattgtgcgctgcagcgcagcctACGTTTAGTACGCGCGCATGAAGACAGTGACAGCGAGCGATGTCGTGAACAcgctgcgcaagcgcggCCACATCCTTTACGGCCACGCGTAAATCAAT from the Leishmania panamensis strain MHOM/PA/94/PSC-1 chromosome 28 sequence genome contains:
- a CDS encoding protein kinase, putative (TriTrypDB/GeneDB-style sysID: LpmP.28.3160); translation: MEIAADFARRGLHLVGSLGCGAFGDTYLVRDASSFCFVVKRSRFLVKRSGFLEEYLGMMGLCSLNVVTPHDAWIDHERRVCILMDYCDAGDLGDYLKKVYPLPEEEVLSIVAQLLLGLDHIHKKNRVHRDIKPENIFLLSAKAGGGRWPVAKIGDFGSAKRLSYCGARVVSRVGTPLYMAPEIIAGYAYTSKADVWSMGLVVYRLMVDNLPFRATSLEAHTRRVLSLSPPHPSALSGYSRELGDCVMAMLSRNWKRRPSTQALLRCGVFQQTLARHLWIRAPSQASACLFVRLRVSLLKVYAAPSERAQILRTLEFGDQVYLSLRNNLLQGVWLEVLHPFAGFISDAGNAESLLDSYASDECTVSVGSLSRVLDLSTKHA
- a CDS encoding hypothetical protein (TriTrypDB/GeneDB-style sysID: LpmP.28.3180) — protein: MPPPTRLNAVCDSATAVTTNLEDLQELCSRVQLLRKCVNNICNRKIPALEYSIEQFREIHLHRLLATEKGFRKDLPVQSVGLLLSSIDSLYLRTGNCTQSRWPAASRTSAAECSSTTIFAIGYSPETMVTESNLVYYSEPGDANITQRRGSCTPPSIAESMTQHPTAGTADKPAATSESKPATGGIGQTSEAFGKASPGPGAFGQASSTEGTKPAAGAFGQAPAAFGQASSTEGTKPAAGAFGQAPAAFGQASSTEGTKPAAGAFGQAPAAFGQASATGGTQSAAGVFGQAPVAFGKAPPGTSAFGQASATGGTQAAAGAFGQAPVAFGKGLPGFNAFAKAPLGLSSGSSFGAVGGGFGSESPSAGTGTASTPGFGPTSAFTNALGGAPQGSGFSSVPKSAFSGGSKANSAFGASSFTSVAANFQ
- a CDS encoding hypothetical protein (TriTrypDB/GeneDB-style sysID: LpmP.28.3150), yielding MRYGARLSIPSLRGGYHRWLSGWDTSSILGTPTTSGGLLKTLQEDLKSETELRTKGIGETLQNYVHRAELSHMESPEADEQFAKSLDAKVDDLFARIPLPQDPMRTALALTDEEVKEEVAAELVKEAVREMYWRKLDAEQAEALRLKRAQEKLQKQGGSQYFEELREKEKLREHAETRLAAQPVAVETRSSVGKVVDEPLLQNRDATLSAEELHEELTAMKAKMARLEELLRDRK
- a CDS encoding hypothetical protein (TriTrypDB/GeneDB-style sysID: LpmP.28.3190), translating into MSQPAKLCTSHNLGNPAENHLPVNNLFQPHNDNIHTEISSVKSKNVAFPKKDTFYEQIDQINSAALSAALPKGEGGEATQRVCVGPEGVWRCCVCHKVKDLKGPHLNGKASVRSDCWPCAKKTTFVHESSGDGPLEDAGRRAGRVAAAADVERLSVCGEHRTTVFKAPVVPSEAEEPSCMLPVTKAGRGQGSAAEGAGLAPLSGNVLWRCAVCHKVKDLKGPHLSGKTSVRSDCWPCAKKTTFLRDTCAIAGSGAAAEPVSSAPKMPPTAEGATPATSDAKASVLADHNIPPFLQTTACPSGFIGNPACVTPFKSTFGGVPAPDAARTSALQLKTVFSEADNVDDVGFLTESKNPLEPSGGSKGTQCSAFEKEASFSVPSFAGDCAGESANASCGTLGSNMLVPSRATDSFSSVAVHSLITDALKEHREVIKAELECFRKDLLLEVRQLISRRHVYTVAEDRADFEEPAAQITESLIHRHLSKAFRKF
- a CDS encoding glucose 6-phosphate N-acetyltransferase, putative (TriTrypDB/GeneDB-style sysID: LpmP.28.3170), producing the protein MSGSIVIRDLETRDLGEVLALLSHLTSTPVLSQEELEQVHARRVLAGVRTRVAVDSTTQQILGTASLIVEPKFIRGGKCVGHVEDVVTHPDRRGQGIGRKLLSNLVEIAGASNCYKVILDCTDDMVAYYCKAGFRKCENQMRLNIDSQ